The following nucleotide sequence is from Anabaena sphaerica FACHB-251.
TCCCAACATCCTAGATACTATTCAACAGGCATTGTCAAATATCGGACCCCAAGCTCTACCAGAATTAAAACGCATGAATCAGTTTCTCGCAGGGGAACTGGAATCAGGTGGCAACTTCCGAAATATCAGACAACAACAGTTAAATCTTAACCAACAGGCAATAAACAAAATTTTGACTGTCTATAGCGGCAAAATTAATAACATCGATTTAAGTAGCGTCCAGTTGGGTCCAAAAAGCTCTGAGGAAAGTTCTGTATTTAACTTGGTACTAGAAAATGCTGATTTATCTGGAGTTATGTTTAAATCTGCCAATCTTAACCAAGCTAGTTTGAAAGCTAGTCGCCTCCGCAGTGTTGGTGAAGATGGACGTTGGGATACCTATGATGATGTTATCGCTGATTTGAGTAAAGCTCAGTTGAAGCAAGCCAACCTCACTGAGACTAATCTCAGTCGTGTGTTGATGAACCGCAGCGACTTAAGCCGCGCCACACTTAATAAAGCTAACTTGTCTAATGCCCGGTTAGTGGGTGCTAACCTCAGCAGTACCCAACTCATAGGTAGCGATTTGCAAAAAGCAATTTTGGAAGATGCTACTTTAACAGGGGCAGATATCAGCGATGCCAAATTAATGGAAGCTGACTTGTATGCTGCTCAATTAGGTCGTGTCTCTGCTATAGGTACACAATTATCTCATGCCAATTTAACTAACACTAATTGGCAAGGAGCAGATTTATCTGAAGCTTATTTGGATCATGCTAATCTCACCAATGCTAATTTCAGTGCGGCTCGTCTTGCTGGTGCTGTTTTACGCTCTGCCAACATGAAAAATGCCAACCTGCGGAATACTGATATTAGTCGTGCAGATTTACGGGGGGCAAACTTGGAAGGTGCAGATTTTCAAGGTACTATACTCTTTCCTGGTAAACAAGATCCTGGAGATCAATTTGTACAAACTTCCGATCTTGGCTCACAAGCGGCTATAGTCCAAGGTGTTGATTTTACTGGCGCTAAAAATTTAGATCCCCAGCAATTAGCTTTCATTTGTACCAAGGGTGGTATTCATTCCCGTTGTCCTT
It contains:
- a CDS encoding pentapeptide repeat-containing protein; the protein is MTTPTVRRNIDQSSQSQKPEKANFPLPSRRLAAWAVEITLVVASGLIPFGIGVYANSRSDIQRVPLNPVLVLTERAIARPLALPVSYGIRNVASPTNFLWTIALLTPIALSGWQLYLLGKTGSTIPKRWFGVRVVNEEGKAPGLRTVIVREGLGRWTAPVSIAYILWRYSFAFPNLGLFTFLALLMVLGEGMGWTSQKRRRAFHDQLAGTYTIDAKDINKPIKTRVENASEQPQLENDNQVTSSKQPTPKLNIVRSPNFTLFVVGVTSMIAVLSTLVGTQIYIQNQESQRKTQLINSQKFLELVKQITPNSGVSDEERQRAILALGGINDTQSIKYLVDLLVKETDPNILDTIQQALSNIGPQALPELKRMNQFLAGELESGGNFRNIRQQQLNLNQQAINKILTVYSGKINNIDLSSVQLGPKSSEESSVFNLVLENADLSGVMFKSANLNQASLKASRLRSVGEDGRWDTYDDVIADLSKAQLKQANLTETNLSRVLMNRSDLSRATLNKANLSNARLVGANLSSTQLIGSDLQKAILEDATLTGADISDAKLMEADLYAAQLGRVSAIGTQLSHANLTNTNWQGADLSEAYLDHANLTNANFSAARLAGAVLRSANMKNANLRNTDISRADLRGANLEGADFQGTILFPGKQDPGDQFVQTSDLGSQAAIVQGVDFTGAKNLDPQQLAFICTKGGIHSRCP